The Desmodus rotundus isolate HL8 chromosome 3, HLdesRot8A.1, whole genome shotgun sequence genome includes a region encoding these proteins:
- the LOC112309391 gene encoding large ribosomal subunit protein eL39-like: protein MSSYKTCRIKRLLAKKQKQNWLIPQWIQIKTGNKVRYNSKRRPWGRPKLVL from the coding sequence ATGTCTTCTTATAAGACTTGCAGGATCAAGAGGTTGCTGgccaagaaacaaaagcagaactGGCTCATTCCTCAGTGGATACAGATAAAAACTGGTAATAAAGTCAGGTACAACTCCAAGAGGAGACCTTGGGGAAGACCCAAACTGGTTCTATAA